One genomic region from Amblyraja radiata isolate CabotCenter1 unplaced genomic scaffold, sAmbRad1.1.pri scaffold_363_ctg1, whole genome shotgun sequence encodes:
- the LOC116969873 gene encoding histone H2A-like, with protein MTGRGKTGGKAKAKPMSRSSRAGLQFPVGRVHRLLRKGNYGERVGAGAPVYLAAVLEYLTAEILELAGNAARDNKKSRIIPRRLQLAVRNDDELNKLLGGVTIAQGGVLPNIQAVLLPRKTSAASGTKSK; from the coding sequence ATGACTGGACGAGGGAAAACCGGCGGCAAAGCCAAGGCTAAGCCTATGTCACGCTCGTCCCGGGCCGGACTGCAGTTCCCGGTGGGTCGTGTTCATCGGCTCCTGAGAAAGGGCAACTATGGTGAGCGGGTGGGTGCAGGAGCCCCGGTCTATCTGGCTGCTGTGCTCGAGTATCTGACGGCTGAAATCCTCGAGCTGGCCGGCAACGCGGCCCGGGACAACAAGAAGAGCCGCATCATCCCCAGACGCCTGCAACTGGCCGTCCGCAACGACGATGAGCTCAACAAGCTGCTGGGTGGGGTGACCATCGCTCAAGGCGGGGTGCTGCCCAATATCCAGGCCGTGCTGTTGCCCAGGAAAACCAGCGCAGCCTCTGGCACCAAGAGCAAGTAG